In a single window of the Caproicibacterium sp. BJN0003 genome:
- a CDS encoding PLP-dependent aminotransferase family protein, which yields MFYDNMKLKRNGKVPLYQQLYDQIKQATANGALRPGQKLPSIRVLCEDLSLSRTTVEAAYQQLCVEGYLKAKPQSGYYVLAAGGQRPVKPPILSDTSSAPFYRYNFGAESVDSDCADLKAWRKHIRDYLNRHEVLVRYGEHQGELPLRQALRDYTYEARGVICNTEQIVIGAGTQPLLYLLCGLLQGKVGAVSMESPGFLQAEQVFSDCGIGVIKLSADKNGPKISDLYESSVRLLYVTPSSRPQSGQPIPLLRRQELLQWAKETDGLIIEDDYNGELRYRARPISAMQGMGNGGKVIYLGSFSKLLLPSVRISYMVLPSALLPTYLERVGHYNQTASRIEQLALSDYIKSGQMQRHLRRLRKVYAQKSELLQQSLKTQFGDFADISLQEIPLYAVIRLKNAPSVPRLVELAAAESVRVLPGQSGTILLSFAGIPQEEIVPAVKALGRAWNKILYK from the coding sequence ATGTTTTATGACAATATGAAATTAAAGCGCAACGGAAAAGTTCCGCTATATCAGCAATTATATGATCAAATTAAGCAGGCAACGGCTAACGGAGCACTTCGTCCGGGACAAAAGCTCCCCTCTATCCGCGTTTTGTGTGAGGATCTCTCTCTGAGCCGTACTACGGTCGAAGCTGCTTATCAGCAGCTCTGTGTAGAAGGTTATCTCAAAGCAAAACCGCAAAGCGGCTATTATGTATTGGCGGCAGGCGGGCAAAGACCTGTAAAACCGCCTATCCTTTCTGATACTTCCTCTGCCCCTTTCTATCGTTACAATTTTGGTGCAGAATCAGTGGACAGTGACTGTGCCGATCTTAAAGCTTGGCGCAAGCATATTCGGGACTATCTGAACCGCCATGAAGTTTTGGTCCGTTACGGTGAGCATCAGGGAGAATTACCGCTGCGGCAAGCTCTGCGAGACTATACCTATGAAGCGCGCGGTGTGATCTGTAATACCGAACAAATCGTGATTGGTGCCGGTACACAGCCGCTTTTATATCTGCTCTGCGGACTTCTACAGGGAAAAGTTGGCGCCGTCTCCATGGAGTCTCCTGGCTTTTTACAGGCTGAACAAGTCTTTTCAGATTGTGGAATTGGTGTCATCAAACTTTCTGCAGATAAAAACGGCCCGAAAATTTCTGACCTTTATGAGAGCAGTGTTCGTCTATTATATGTAACCCCCTCCAGCCGTCCGCAATCTGGGCAACCAATTCCCCTTTTGCGTCGGCAGGAACTTCTTCAATGGGCAAAAGAGACCGATGGCTTAATTATCGAAGACGACTATAACGGAGAACTTCGCTACCGTGCCCGCCCGATCAGTGCAATGCAGGGAATGGGAAACGGCGGCAAAGTCATCTATCTCGGTTCTTTTTCAAAGCTTCTGCTTCCAAGTGTCCGAATTAGTTACATGGTACTTCCTTCCGCGCTGCTGCCCACCTACCTGGAACGAGTTGGGCATTATAATCAAACTGCTTCCCGTATTGAGCAGCTTGCTCTTTCCGATTATATTAAAAGCGGCCAGATGCAGCGTCATCTGCGGCGGCTAAGAAAAGTTTATGCACAAAAGAGTGAACTTTTACAGCAATCTTTAAAAACACAGTTTGGAGATTTTGCTGACATTTCATTACAGGAGATTCCACTCTATGCAGTGATCCGACTTAAAAACGCCCCTTCTGTTCCGCGCCTTGTAGAACTTGCGGCAGCCGAAAGCGTCCGGGTTCTTCCCGGGCAAAGCGGAACGATCCTTCTGAGTTTTGCAGGAATTCCACAAGAAGAAATTGTTCCTGCCGTAAAAGCATTAGGACGCGCATGGAACAAAATTTTGTATAAATAA
- a CDS encoding ECF transporter S component: protein MEQHAQTQKKTLIGYVMAALFAIGAAVAGSMMQLWLALPLGLIAVFLLIASISLRNLQYNITGKDMTSNLAFTGLLAAVVLAGFFLSIKFPLMGTKAQVGFGNVFCVLAGLVLGPVYGGFAAGIGGFFYDLLTGWADSSLVTFALKFLMAFITGLITWGVHGDQKPTLKRIIPAAIVGSLAQCLLYLGHGWLEAILLGNPEDAIKYIMGVKVAVTLVNAAIADVVAIPLFEAIRSALKRSHLAFNR from the coding sequence ATGGAACAACATGCACAAACACAAAAGAAGACTTTAATTGGTTATGTAATGGCAGCTCTATTTGCGATTGGAGCAGCTGTTGCGGGGAGTATGATGCAGCTTTGGCTGGCACTGCCGTTAGGGCTGATAGCAGTATTTTTGCTGATTGCTTCCATCTCCTTGAGAAATCTTCAGTATAATATTACAGGAAAAGACATGACCAGTAATCTTGCATTTACGGGATTGCTTGCGGCGGTTGTTTTGGCTGGGTTTTTCCTCAGCATTAAATTTCCTTTGATGGGTACGAAAGCACAGGTCGGTTTCGGAAATGTCTTTTGTGTTTTGGCAGGCCTTGTCCTTGGACCGGTTTATGGAGGATTTGCGGCAGGAATCGGTGGATTCTTTTATGATTTGCTCACCGGTTGGGCGGATTCCAGTTTGGTTACGTTTGCATTGAAATTTTTGATGGCGTTTATTACAGGACTAATTACCTGGGGGGTTCATGGAGATCAGAAGCCGACTTTAAAACGAATTATTCCGGCAGCGATCGTTGGATCTCTTGCGCAGTGCCTGTTGTATTTAGGGCATGGTTGGCTGGAAGCAATTCTGCTTGGAAATCCGGAAGATGCAATTAAGTATATTATGGGTGTAAAAGTAGCGGTAACACTTGTAAATGCAGCGATTGCCGATGTTGTAGCGATTCCGCTTTTTGAGGCGATTCGTTCGGCGCTAAAACGGAGCCATTTGGCTTTTAATCGTTAA
- a CDS encoding RluA family pseudouridine synthase: MKSVTIQKNDAEQRLDKFLTKTYPNLPQSMLYKSIRKKDIKLNRKRCEISTRLKEGDVLEMYLKDEFFQQSEQPFDFLKAPDKLKILYEDQNLMLLDKKPGLIVHPDEHYHFDSLIARVQHHLYATGEYDPRGENSFAPALINRIDRNTGGIVMAAKNSESLRIMNQKVKDRELTKLYLCLVYGHMKKKEDTLEGYLQKNESQNRVYISNKPLPEGKMIRTRYRVLDEAPDVSLLEVELLTGRTHQIRAHLASIGHPLIGDGKYGTNTINKRFGLPYQALYSYKLRFDFSTDASILNSLNGQEFTASEIWFLQDFEHWKKGKKL; the protein is encoded by the coding sequence ATGAAAAGCGTCACCATTCAGAAAAACGATGCAGAACAACGGCTAGACAAATTTTTGACCAAAACTTATCCAAATCTGCCGCAGTCCATGCTTTATAAAAGTATTCGAAAAAAGGATATCAAACTCAATCGAAAGCGATGTGAAATCAGCACCCGTCTAAAAGAAGGAGATGTGCTGGAAATGTATCTGAAAGATGAATTTTTCCAGCAATCAGAACAGCCTTTTGATTTTTTGAAAGCTCCAGATAAACTAAAGATTCTTTATGAAGACCAAAATCTAATGCTGCTCGATAAAAAGCCAGGTCTGATCGTACACCCAGACGAACATTATCATTTTGATTCTCTGATCGCCCGCGTACAGCATCATCTCTATGCTACCGGCGAATATGACCCAAGAGGAGAAAACTCCTTCGCGCCCGCTTTAATTAATCGAATCGACCGAAATACCGGCGGCATCGTAATGGCTGCTAAAAATTCAGAATCACTGCGTATCATGAATCAAAAAGTAAAAGATCGGGAATTGACGAAACTATATTTATGCCTTGTTTATGGCCATATGAAGAAAAAAGAGGATACCCTGGAAGGATATCTGCAAAAGAACGAATCTCAGAATCGCGTCTACATCAGCAATAAGCCGCTCCCAGAAGGGAAAATGATTCGTACCCGCTACCGAGTGCTGGACGAAGCCCCGGATGTTTCACTTTTGGAAGTGGAACTTCTAACCGGCCGTACCCATCAAATTCGTGCTCACCTTGCAAGCATTGGTCATCCATTGATTGGAGATGGAAAATACGGCACCAACACAATCAACAAACGGTTTGGACTTCCCTATCAGGCTCTTTATTCTTATAAACTCCGATTCGATTTTTCAACAGATGCCAGCATTCTGAATTCTCTAAATGGACAAGAATTTACAGCTTCGGAAATTTGGTTTCTTCAAGACTTTGAACACTGGAAAAAAGGAAAGAAACTCTAA
- the pyrE gene encoding orotate phosphoribosyltransferase, which produces MITEAQITEILKETGAFLEGHFLLSSGRHSNAYCQMAKLQQYPAKAAEVLAPVAEKLKKMNVDVVVGPAMGGIVYAYEIGCQIGKCAIFTERVDNIMTLRRGFEIHEGERCLIMEDVVTTGKSSLETAKIIEDHGGIVLGIACVVDRSKGTSPLPVVASALQLDLPNWAPEDCPLCKEGAGEPVKPGSRKMK; this is translated from the coding sequence ATGATTACAGAGGCACAGATCACAGAGATATTAAAAGAGACCGGCGCCTTTCTAGAGGGACATTTTCTCTTATCTTCCGGTAGACATTCGAATGCGTACTGCCAGATGGCAAAACTGCAGCAATATCCGGCAAAAGCAGCTGAAGTTTTGGCGCCCGTTGCAGAGAAGCTCAAAAAGATGAATGTGGATGTCGTAGTCGGACCTGCCATGGGTGGAATTGTCTATGCGTATGAAATTGGATGTCAAATCGGAAAATGTGCCATTTTTACCGAGCGTGTCGATAATATCATGACGCTGCGTCGCGGCTTTGAAATTCATGAAGGAGAACGCTGCCTCATCATGGAAGATGTTGTAACGACCGGAAAATCCAGTTTGGAGACGGCGAAAATTATTGAAGATCATGGTGGGATTGTTTTGGGAATTGCCTGTGTGGTGGATCGTAGTAAGGGTACTTCTCCATTGCCGGTTGTTGCCAGTGCTTTGCAGTTGGATTTGCCAAACTGGGCGCCGGAAGATTGTCCGCTTTGTAAGGAGGGAGCCGGTGAACCTGTTAAACCGGGCAGCCGGAAAATGAAATGA
- a CDS encoding JAB domain-containing protein, producing MTGKTSPKNPHAGHRERMRERYRKEGIEGFAEHEVLEMMLFYCERCSDTNALSHRLLERFGSLSGVLDAPEQELRKVKGIGEVAITFFKQLPDFYRCYQISASKAPRIYNYAEAGRLFLNRFQGMKEECVQMMLLDSNQRMRWCGILTKGSVTASAIYMKPLVKMAVQYDAVFAILAHNHPSGAILPSKEDLQVTEAVRDALRTVEVTLADHIIVAGDQFLSLHDGGYFDRLFEVCPLGKVADSKESD from the coding sequence ATGACAGGGAAAACATCTCCTAAGAACCCTCATGCAGGCCATCGGGAACGAATGCGGGAGCGGTATCGTAAAGAAGGCATTGAAGGTTTCGCAGAGCATGAAGTATTGGAAATGATGCTCTTTTATTGTGAGCGCTGCAGCGATACCAATGCACTTTCTCATCGCCTTTTGGAACGTTTCGGTTCTCTTTCCGGCGTGTTAGATGCTCCGGAGCAGGAACTGCGTAAGGTAAAAGGAATCGGAGAAGTAGCGATTACTTTCTTTAAACAACTTCCCGATTTTTATCGTTGTTATCAGATTAGTGCTTCCAAGGCACCTAGAATTTATAATTATGCGGAAGCCGGGCGCCTTTTCTTAAATCGTTTTCAGGGCATGAAGGAAGAATGCGTGCAGATGATGCTGCTAGACAGTAATCAACGAATGCGCTGGTGTGGAATTTTGACAAAAGGCAGCGTAACTGCATCGGCAATTTATATGAAACCTCTTGTAAAAATGGCTGTGCAGTATGATGCGGTGTTTGCAATTCTTGCGCATAATCATCCCAGCGGAGCAATTTTGCCCTCAAAAGAGGATTTGCAGGTAACGGAGGCGGTGCGTGATGCGCTCCGTACAGTGGAAGTAACTTTGGCGGATCATATTATTGTCGCCGGAGATCAATTTTTATCTTTACATGATGGTGGTTATTTTGATCGTTTGTTTGAAGTTTGTCCTTTAGGAAAAGTAGCAGATTCAAAAGAATCCGATTGA
- a CDS encoding DUF2178 domain-containing protein translates to MSEKRDLPKIKSQSNFVYGCISTILAIVCLVGLFIKFEWRFLIAGVFLIVVTTINYSLAFSRKGALEHLADSTDERDIYITMKSSRLTLKLLNYILCAGCFICLALYGVFKTQIFLIVSLTLCVVLCILFIVALLVNIHYEKHS, encoded by the coding sequence ATGTCTGAAAAAAGAGATCTGCCGAAAATAAAAAGTCAAAGTAACTTTGTGTATGGCTGTATAAGTACCATTCTTGCCATTGTTTGTTTGGTGGGATTGTTCATAAAATTCGAGTGGCGCTTTCTGATTGCTGGAGTTTTTCTAATTGTCGTGACCACAATAAACTATTCCCTTGCCTTTTCACGAAAAGGAGCTTTGGAACATCTTGCAGACAGCACTGACGAACGGGATATCTACATAACGATGAAAAGCAGTCGATTGACACTAAAATTATTGAATTACATTCTATGCGCAGGTTGTTTTATCTGCTTAGCTTTGTATGGAGTATTTAAAACACAGATTTTTCTTATCGTTTCACTAACTTTATGTGTTGTGCTTTGTATATTATTTATTGTTGCGCTGCTTGTTAATATTCATTACGAAAAACATAGCTAA